The Pseudomonas putida nucleotide sequence CATGATGAAAAAGGCCATCAGACCGGCGATGGCGTAACCCAGCAAAACGGAGGGGCCGGCCAGCTGGATGGTCTGGGCGATGCCCAGAAACAGCCCGGTGCCGACGGCACCACCCAGCGCGATCAGCTGGATATGGCGATTCTTCAACCCGCGCTTCAGCTGCTCGGGCGTGCTCTGGTCTTGCATGAAGTGTCCTTTGGCTCAGTGAGGCAGTGTTGTTGCTGTTGTTTTGCAGACAAGGATCTAGATCCATCCGCCCCACTGCAAGATGAAAATACCAATGTTGGTGGTGATCGCCGCCATTAACGTGGTGATCACGATGATCGACGCCGCCAGTTCATGGTTGCCGTTGGCTGCGCGAGCCATGACATAACTGGCCGCCGCCGTCGGGCTGCCGATGTACAGGAACAGGATGCCCAGCTCGGCCCCACGGAAACCGCACAACCAGGCACCCAGGGTGCCGATCAGCGGTAGCCAGACCATCTTCACCAGGCTGGCATCGATGGCCAGCTTGCCGCTGTCGCGCAGCGCCGCCAGCGACAAGGTGCCGCCGATGCAGATCAGCGCCAGCGGCAGGGTCATCTGTGCCAGGTAGTCGCCCGAGGTGAGCAGCCAGTTGGGCAGCGGCACCTGGCCATAAGCCATCGGCGTGGCCACCAGCACGCTGATGATCAGCGGGTTGCTGAAGATGCTCTTGCAGATGCTCCAGGGGTCGGACTTGAGGTCCGGGCTGTACACCGCCAGCACCACCGACGATAGCGAGTTGTACATGAGGATCACCAGGCCGGCGAGCACCGCCCCCAGGGAGATGCCGTAGTCGCCATAGAGACTGGCGGCCAGGGCCAGGCCGATCACGCCGTTGTTGCCGCGGAACGCGCCCTGGGTGTAGATGCCGCGGTCGGCCAGCGGGCTGCGCCAGATGGCCATGCCCCAGGACACGGCGAAGCCGACCAGAGTGGCGGCGACGAAGTAGAGGATGACCTTGGGCTGCACCGCCGTGGCCAGGTCGGCGTGATAGATGCCGAGGAACAGCAACGCCGGCATGCAGACGTTGAACACCAGCTGCGAGGCGACGCGATTGAAATTGTCGTCGATCAGGTGGATGCGTTTGAGCAACACGCCCATGAACAGCATGGCGAAAACGGGCGCCGTGATGTTCAGCGTCTGGATGAGAAGGGCGAGCATGCGCAAGCGGTCCTGAAAGGTTTGCCGTTAGGCGGCTAATGATACGCCAACGCGTCAGGAATTGCGGGGATCGTGGAGGACTATCTTGATAGACCTGTGCCGGCCCTTTCGCGGGGCAAGCCCGCTCCTACAGGTTCACCGCCGGCCCAGGGCCTGATGAAAATCCTGTAGGAGCGGGCTTGCCCCGCGAAGAAGCCAACACCGTCTCAGCGGCGTACGGGGCGCTTCTGCAGTTTGCGCTGCAGGGTACGGCGGTGCATGCCCAGCGCCCGCGCGGTGGCGGAGATATTGCCTTCGTGCTCGTTCAGCACGCGCTGGATGTGCTCCCACTGCAGGCGGTCCACCGACATCGGGTTTTCCGGCACCAGCGAATCCAGGTCGGCATGCTCCGACAGCAGCGCGGCCAGCACGTCGTCAGCGTCGGCCGGCTTGCACAGGTAGTTGCAGGCACCGCGCTTGACCGCCTCGACGGCGGTGGCGATGCTCGAGTAACCGGTCAGGATCACCACGCGCATCTCCGGGTCCAGCTCCAGCAACTTGGGCAGCAGCACCAGGCCCGAGTCGCCTTCCATCTTCAGGTCCAGCGTGGCGTAGTCCGGCAGGTCCTGCTGGGCCAGGATCAGGCCTTCCTCGGCGGACCCAGCAGTGCTCACGCGGAAACCACGGCGGCTCATGGCGCGGGCCATGACCCGGGTAAAGGTGGCGTCATCGTCCACCAGCAGCAGGTGCGGCAGCTCTTCGCCTTCGACCTGGTTTTCTTCGCTCATCATTCATCTCCTCGCTTGCCATGGGGCAGGCGCAGTTCGGTCAGGGTGCCACCCTGTTCATGACTATAGAGTTTTACCGAACCGCCCGCACGGGTCACGCTGGCCTTGCTCAAGAACAGGCCCAGGCCGAAGCCTTTGCCCTTGGTGGTAATGAAGGGTTTGCCGATCGCTTCGGCAATGGCCGGCGGCACGCCGGGCCCATGGTCGCGGATGCTGATCAGGATGTCCTGGGCGTCCCAGTCAAGGGTCACCTGCAGGTCATCGGGGCAGGCATCGGCGGCATTGTTCAGCAGGTTCAGCAGCGCCTGGGTCAGGTCCGGTGGCGGTGTCAGGCGCGGTACCTGGCCGTCGCGCAGGCGCTGGAAGCGGTAACTGGCCTCCGGGCGCATCAGGTGCCAGCGGTTCAGCGCCTCGTCGAGCCAGGCGGTGACATCCTGTTCGACCACGGCCAGGCGACGGTTGGCCTCGGCGGCACGCACCAGCTGCTGCAGGGTTTCCTTGCACAGCTTGACCTGGTCCTGAAGGATCTGCAGGTCTTCCTGCAGCAATGGGTCGGTGTGGTCCTGGCGCATTTCATTGAGCAGCACGCTCATGGTCGCCAAGGGTGTGCCCAGTTCATGGGCCGCGCCGGCAGCCTGGGTGGCCACGGCCAGCAGCTGTTCATCACGCAGGCTTTCTTCGCGGCGCTCGGAACGCAGTTGCTCCTGGCGGCGCAGCTCCTCGGCCATGCGCGCGGCGAAGAAGGTAATCACCGCGGCGGCCAGGGCGATACTCAGCCACATGCCGTAGACCTGCATCTTGTCCCGCGCCATCGGCAGCCCTTCGAGCGGGTAGAACTGCACCAGCAGCAGGCTGTAGGCAGTCAGGGCGATGCCCGAGAGGATCAGCGAATACAGCCACGGCAAGGTCACCGCAGCGATAGCCAGCGGCACCAGGTAATAGGACACGAACGGGTTGGTCGAGCCACCTGAGTAGTACAGCAAGGCGCTGTGAATCAGCAGGTCGCAGGCCAGCTGCAAGGCATATTCGGTCTCGGTGACCGGCAGCGACAGGCGCAGGCGCAAGGCGGTGAAGGCGCAGAGCAGCGACGACAGGGCCAGGGTCGCGGCCAGCGAGAGCCACGGCAGCGGCAGCAGGTCGGTCCAGTAGGCAACGCCCACGGAGCCTGCCTGGGCGGCCAGGACCAGAACGCGAATTACAGTCAGGCGCCAGAGGTTCTGGCGTGTTGCGGACAACGGTTGTGCGGCGGCGAGCATGCGCTCTCCCGATGAGTGCTCCAGGAAAATCGGCTGGAGTATACCGAAGCCGGGCGCCCCGCTGCAGCGATGCGGCAAAGCGCCACACTTTGTCACAAGTTCATGATGGCACTTTTGAACCCACTACACTGCTGCGAGTCTGATGGGCCATGCGTGGAATGGATGTCCAGAACCCACGCCCACTATTGCCAAGGAGTAACACATGCACATCCCACGTCGCGGCGCGGCCCTGATCCTGTCCTGCGGCCTGCTCGCCAGCCTGCCGGCACTGGCGGCCGACGAACCGCGCTATAACCAGGTTTCGCTGCGCGCCGAAGTCAGCAAGGAAGTGGCGCGCGACCTGATGGTCGTGACCCTCTACAGCGAAGCGCAGAATACCGACCCGGGCAAGCTCGCCAAGCAGATCACCGAAACCATGAACAAGGCCGTGCAGCAGGCGCGCCAGGTCAAGGACGTGAAGATCAGCCAGGGCAGCCGCAACAGCTACCCGGTGTATGACAGCAAGGGCCAGAAGATCACCGGCTGGCGCGAGCGTGCCGAGCTGCGCCTGGAAGGTGCCGACTTCCCGGCCCTGTCCCAGCTCACTGCCGACCTGCTGCAGGACCTCAAGATGGGCGGCATGGACTTCTCCATTGCCCCGGCCACGCGCAAGGCCAGCGAGGATGAACTGCTCAAGGATGCGGTGAATGCGTTCAAGGCCCGGGCGCAGCTGGCCACCGAAGCGTTGGGGGGCAAGGGCTATAAAGTGGTCAGCCTGAACCTGAACAGCTCCGGCTACCCGCGTCCTTACCTGCGTAGCGCGCCGATGGCGATGATGGCGAAGGCGGCGGACGAGGCGGCGCCTGCGCCGGATATCGAGGCGGGTACCAGCGAGGTCAGCATGAATGCCGATGGACTGATCGAAGTGCAGATGCCCTGAAGATCGCCGGGGGCGCTCGGCGCCCCCTTTCGCCAATTTCAGATATTTCCTACGCACCATGCAGGTGCTTCCTACACCCTCTGATGCCCGGAAACATCCAGCAAAAAGCCATCATTTCACCCTCGCAAACGTTCAACTTCGCTGAAAGTTATACGAATGCGACATCCATGTACGCCCGTACTACTTTTCTGACGCCAACTATCCTTCTGCCTGTTGCATTGGGAATACCCCCTGCATAAGTATCCGCAGGTCGGCTCACGAGGCCACCTCAAACCAAAAATGACAACAATGAGGCCACCATGCTTAAACACGCAGTCATTCCGTTCCTGCTCGGTGCAGGCTTGCTCGCCGGCGCTCCGCTAGCCCACGCCGCGTCCAACCTGGTGTTCTGCTCCGAAGGCAGCCCGGCCGGCTTCGACCCGGGGCAATACACCACCGGAACGGACTTCGACGCCTCGGCCGAGACCGTGTTCAACCGCCTGACCCAGTTCGAACGCGGCGGTACCGCAGTAATCCCTGGCCTGGCAAGCAAGTGGGACGTGGCCGACGACGGCAAGACCTACACCTTCCACCTGCGCGAAGGGGTCAAGTTCCACACCACCGACTACTTCAAGCCGACCCGCGAATTCAACGCCGATGACGTGCTGTTCACATTCAACCGCATGCTCGACAAAAACCACCCGTTCCGTAAGGCCTACCCCACCGAATTCCCGTACTTCACCGACATGGGCATGGACAAGAACATCGCCAAGGTGGAGAAACTCGACGATCACACGGTGAAGTTCACCCTCAATGAAGTGGACGCCGCGTTCATCCAGAACCTGGCCATGAGTTTCGCCTCCATCCAGTCCGCCGAGTACGCCGACCAGTTGCTCAAGGACGGCAAGGCCGCCGACATCAACCAGAAGCCGATCGGCACCGGCCCGTTCGTGTTCAGCAAGTACCAGAAAGACGCGCAGATCCGTTTCAAGGGCAACAAGGACTACTGGAAGCCCGAGGACGTGAAGATCGACAACCTGATCTTCGCCATCACCACCGACGCCTCGGTGCGCATGCAGAAGCTGAAGAAGAACGAGTGCCAGGTCACCCTGTTCCCGCGGCCGGCCGACATCGAGCCGCTGAAAGCCGACAAGAACCTGCAGATGCCACAGCAGGCCGGCTTCAACCTCGGCTACATCGCCTACAACGTGATGGACAAGATCAAGGGCAGCAACGAGCCCAACCCGCTGGCCCAGCTGAAAGTCCGCGAAGCACTGGACATGGCCGTGGACAAGAAGAAGATCATCGAATCGGTCTACCAGGGCGCCGGCCAGCTGGCAGTCAATGCCATGCCGCCGACCCAGTGGTCTTATGACACCAGCATCAAGGACGCGCCGTACGATCCGGAGAAAGCCAAGCAGCTGCTCAAGGAAGCCGGCATCAAGGAAGGCACCGAGATCACCCTGTGGGCCATGCCGGTGCAGCGCCCGTACAACCCCAACGCCAAGCTGATGGCCGAGATGCTGCAATCCGACTGGGCCAAGATCGGCATCAAGGCGAAGATCGTCAGCTACGAATGGGGCGAGTACATCAAGCGCTCCAAAGGCGGCGAACAGGGCGCCATGCTGATCGGCTGGAGCGGCGACAACGGTGACCCGGACAACTGGCTCGGTACCCTCTACGGCTGCGATGCCATCGACGGCAACAACTTCTCCAAGTGGTGCTACAAGCCCTACGACGACCTGATCAAGCAGGCCAAGGCCACTTCAGACCAGGCCAAGCGTACCGAGCTTTACCAGAAGGCCCAGCACATCCTCAAGGAGCAGGTGCCGATCACCCCGATCGCCCACTCCACGGTGTACCAGCCGATGAGCGCCAAGGTGAAAGACTTCAAGATCAGCCCGTTCGCGTTGAACGCCTTCTACGGCGTCAGCGTGGACAAATAGGGTAGATCCCGGCCCCCGCCAGACCGCAGCGGGGGCCGCTTCACCGCAACCAAGCACTGCACACCCGCTCCGACGCCACCCGCGACGGAGTCGGGAAACTGTTGCCGCCATTCGTACCCCGAAGCGGCTTGAACAGCTGGAAAAGGAACCGCCATGCGCCACGTCACCCGCCTTTCGACCCTGCTCGCCCTCGGCCTGCTGAGCCAGGCCCCTGCCCTTCAGGCCAAGAACCTGGTGTTCTGCTCCGAAGGCAGCCCGGCCGGCTTCGACACTGCCCAGTACACCAGTGCTACCGACAATGACGCCGCCGAGCCGATCTACAACCGGCTGGTGGAGTTCGAGCGCGGTGGCACGGCCGTGCACCCGGCGCTGGCGACGAAATGGGAGGTCTCCGACGATGGCCTGCGGTACACCTTCCATCTGCGCGAGGGCGTGAAGTTCCACGCCAACAAGGCCTTCAAACCGAGCCGCGATTTCAACGCCGACGACGTGCTGTTCACCTTCAACCGCATGCTCGACAAGGACCAGCCATTCCGTAAGGCCTACCCCACCGAATTCCCCTACTTCGTCAGCATGGGCCTGGACAAGAACATCGCCCGGGTCGAGAAAAACGGCCCACTGACCGTGATATTCACCCTGAACAAGGTCGATGCCGCCTTCATCCAGAACCTGGCGATGAGTTTCGCCTCGATACTCTCGGCCGAGTACGCCGAAACATTGCTGGCCAGCGGGCGCCCCAGCGACATCAACCAGCAACCGATCGGCACCGGGCCGTTCGTGTTCCAGCGCTACCAGAAGGACTCGCAGATCCGCTTCAAGGGGAACAAGAACTACTGGGCGCCGGAGCAAGTGAAGATCGACAACCTGGTGTTCTCGATCAACACCGACCCATCGGTGCGCATCCAGAAGCTGCGCCGCAATGAATGCCAGGTCACCCTGCATCCGCGCCCGGCCGACCTGCCCGCGCTCAAGGCCGATGGCAATCTACAAGTCATGCAGCAGCCGGGCTTCAACCTCGGCTACATCGCCTACAACACCCAGCACCCGCCGTTCGACCGCCTGGAAGTGCGCCAGGCCATGGACATGGCGGTGAACAAGAAAGCGATTATCCAGGCGGTGTACCAGGACTCCGGCCAATTGGCGGTCAATGCCATGCCACCGACCCAGTGGTCCTATGACAGCAGCCTCAAGGACGCCCCCTTCGACCCGGAAAAGGCCAAGCGGCTGCTGCAGCAGGCCGGGGTCAAACCGGGCACCGAGGTCACCCTGTGGGCCATGCCCGTGCAGCGCCCGTACAACCCCAATGCCAAGCTGATGGCCGAGATGCTCCAGGCCGACTGGAACAAGCTTGGTTTCAAGGTGCGCATCGTCAGCTACGAATGGGGCGAATACCTCAAGCGCATGAAGAGCGGCGAGCACGACATCGCCCTGATCGGCTGGACCGGCGACAACGGCGACCCGGACAACTGGCTCGGCACCCTCTACAACTGCGACGCCATCGGCAGCAACAACTACTCGCTGTGGTGCGATCCGCAGTACGACAGCCTCGTCAAGCAGGCCAAGCAAGTTACCGACCTCGAGCAGCGCACGGCGCTGTACCAGCAGGCCCAGCAACGGCTGAAGCAGCAGGTGCCGATCACTCCGGTGGCGCATTCCACGGTGAACCAGCCGCTGAGCATCAAGGTGGCCGATTTCAAGGTCAGCCCGTTCGGGCGCAATAACTTTTCCGGTGTGAGTGTTGACTGAGCGGTAGCCCTTTCCGGCCAACACACCTCCCCCGATTTTGCCCGGCGACCCCGGGCAACCCTGGCAACACCGCAGCAAGCAACCCGGCCCACAAGGCCAGGCAATAACTAAAAGAACAGAAAGGGAGCTTTAACCTTGAGACTATTCACCTTAACCGCTTTGGCCTTATCCATCGGCACCTTTTCCGCCGTGACAGAGGCCGACACCCAGAGCCAGGACTACGTCCCGATCAGCCTGAAATCCAGCAGCGAACAGGACCAGGCCAACGGCTTCATCGGTGGCCAGAGCCTATCCGGTAGCACGCGCAACTGGTACGCCCGCGAACGCGCCACCCGCGCACCGCTGTGGAAGTACTACAAGAGCGACGGCACCCGCCACGACACCCACAGCCGCGACAACTGGGTGCAAGGCACCATCCTCAACTACAGCTCGGGCTTCACCCAGGGCACCGTGGGCTTCGCCGTCGAAGCCGCCGGCTACAACGCCATCGCGCTGGAACAGGGCCGCGCCGCGATTGCCGGGCCGAACAACCGAACGCTCACCCACAGCGACGGCGACCCGGTCGGCCAGTGGAGCAAGATGGGCCTGGCCAACGTCAAGGCACGCGTCTCCAACACCACCCTCACCGTTGGCCGCCAGTCGGTGGACACGCCGATGATCGCCTACATCGGTAACCGTGCGCTGCCGTCGAGCTTCCAGGGTGCGTTCCTGCACAGTGCCGAGTTCGACAACCTGTCGATCGACCTGGGCACCTTCGACCGCGTTTCACCACGCACCGAACAGAGCCTGAGCAAGTTCCGCAGCGAATACAGCGCCACCGGCGTCGAGACCGACCGTGCCAGCACCGCCGGGGTCAACTACCAGCCGTTCAAGAGCCTGACCACCAGCCTGTACGCCACCAAGGTCGACGACTTCTGGAACCAGTACTACTTCGGCGCCAACCACGTCCTCGGCGACAACGCCGTGCTCGCCCTGACCACTGGCCTGAACTACTACAAGACGGTGGACGAAGGCAGCAAGAAGATGGGCGAGATCGACAACGACACCTACAGCCTGTCGCTCGGCCTGACCCACCAGGCGCACACCCTTACGGCGTCGTGGCAGCAGGTCAACGGCAACGAGTACTTCGACTACCTGCACGAAACCAACGGCATCTACCTGGCCAACTCGCTGCTGTCGGACTTCAACGGCCCCAACGAGAAATCCCTGCAGCTTTCCTATGTGCTGAACATGGCGCCCTACGGTGTGCCGGGCCTGAAGTTCAACCTGTACAACGCCCGTGGCTGGGGCATCGACGGCACCCACTACCGTGGCAGCGCCTATGACGTGAACGGCCTGGACGGCGAAACCCACTACGAGTGGGGCATCGGCACCAGCTACGCCGTGCAGAGCGGGCCGTTCAAGGACACCAGCATCCGCGCCACCTACACCGCCCACCGCGCCAGCAAGGCCCAGGCCGATGGCAGCCTGGACGAGTTTCGCGTGGTCACCACCATTCCATTCAACATTCTCTGACCGCTGGCGCCATGGCCCGCTTCAACCCGGGCCGTGGCGGCTACGCTGGAATCAATGCATGCAGGGAGTTTCCATGACATCGCTACCGCTCCGCGCTGCCCTGGCAGCGGTCATCCTCGGCGCCGCCGGCAACCTCGCGGCCAAGCCGCTGGTGGTGTGCACCGAAGCCAGCCCGGAAGGCTTCGACATCGTCCAGTACACCACTGCGGTCACCGCCGATGCCTCGGCCGAGACAGTGTTCAACCGCCTGGTCGACTTCAAGCCCGGCACTACCGACATCCAGCCGGCCCTGGCCGAACGCTGGGACATTTCGCCCGACGGCCTGACCTACACCTTCCACCTGCGCCAGGGGGTGAAGTTCCACGCCACCGACTACTTCAAGCCGACCCGCGACTTCAACGCCGACGACGTGTTGTGGAGCGTGAATCGCCAGCTCGACCCGCACCACCCGTGGCACGACAAGACCAGCGTCGGCTACCCGTACTTCGAGAGCATGGCCTTCAAGGACCTGCTCAAGTCGGTGGCCAAGACCGACGACCACACCGTGGTGATCACCTTGACCCGCCCCGAAGCACCGTTCCTGCGCGACATGGCCATGGCCTTCACCTCGATCTACTCCGCCGAATACGGCGACCAGTTGCTCAAGGCCGGCAAGACTGGCGACCTCAACAGCAAGCCGATCGGCACAGGCCCGTTCATCTTCCAGCGCTACAACAAGGATGCCCAGGTTCGCTACAAGCCCAATCCGGACTACTTCCGCGGCAAGCCACCGGCCGATGCGCTGATCTTTGCCATCGCCACCGACAGCAACGTGCGCCTGCAGAAACTGCGTGCCAACGAATGCCAGGTGGCGCTCTACCCCAAGCCCGATGACATACCGTTGATCAAGCAAGACCCGACGCTCAAGGTCGACGAAATCGAAGCCCTGGTCACCGGCTACATCGCGATGAACACCGAACACAAGTACCTGAGCGACGTACGCGTGCGCAAAGCCATCAACATGGCCTTCGACCGCCAGACCCACGTCGACCAGCTGTTCGGCAAGGGCAACGCACTGGTCGGCGTGAACCCCTACCCGCCGACCATGATCGGCTACAACACCGAGAACAAGAACCCGCCCCGCGACCTGGCCAAAGCCCGCGAGCTGCTCAAGCAAGCCGGGGTACCGGAAGGCACGGTGATCACCCTGTTCACCCGCAACGGCGGCGGGGCGACCAACCCCAACCCACGCCTGTCCGCCGAAATGCTGCAGGCCGACCTCAAGCAGATCGGCCTGAAGCTGGATATCCGCGTGATGGAGTGGGCCGAGATGCTGCGCCGTGCCAAGAACGGCGAGGCCGACCTGGTGTCCACCGGCTGGGCCGGCGACAACGGCGACCCGGACAACTTCCTCAGCCCGCTGCTCAGCTGCGATGCCGCCAAAAGCGGCGAGAACTATGCACGTTGGTGCAACCCTGAATTCCAGGAGCTGATCACCCGCGCCCGCGAAGTGATCGACAACGACGAACGCGCCAGGCTCTATGCCGAGGCTTTGAAGGTGTACGATGACGATCAACCCTGGATCAGCATGGCCCATCCGAAGATGTTCACCGCCATGCGTGACAACGTGGAGGGCTACGTGATCAACCCTCTGACCAACAACAACTTCGCCACCACCCGGGTGAAGTAGAACAACAACGATCGCCGGGACCCCGCACGGGCACCGGCGACACTGCGTGACCTGCTGATGAGGTAACCCCGACAATGTTGAGTTTTATTGCCCGGCGCCTGGGCCTGCTGATACCGACCTTCTTCGGTATCACCTTGCTGACCTTCGCGCTCATACGCCTGATCCCCGGCGACCCGGTGGAAGTGATGATGGGCGAGCGCAGGGTCGACCCCGAGATGCACGCCCAGGCCATGGAGCGCCTCGGCCTGAACAAGCCACTACCGGTCCAGTACCTGGACTACGTCGGCAAATTGGCCCACGGCGATCTCGGTGAATCGCTGCGCACCCGCGAGAGCGTGTGGACCGAGTTCCTCACCCTGTTCCCCGCCACCCTCGAGCTGGCCCTCGCCGCCTTGCTGTTCGCTGGCGTGGTCGGCCTGCTGGCCGGGGTGATCGCTGCGCTCAAGCGCGGTTCGCTGTTCGACCACGGGGTGATGGGGATTTCCCTGGCCGGCTATTCCATGCCGATCTTCTGGTGGGGCCTGATCCTGATCATGTTCTTCTCGGTGAGCCTGGGCTGGACCCCGGTTTCCGGGCGCATCGACCTGCTCTACGACATCGAGCCGAAGACCGGCTTCATGCTCATCGACACCCTGCTCAGCGACGAGGAAGGCGCGTTCAAGGACGCAGTGATGCACCTGATCCTGCCGGCCATCGTGCTTGGCACCATTCCGCTGGCGGTGATCGCCCGCATGACCCGTTCGTCAATGCTCGAAGTGCTGCGTGAAGACTACATCCGCACCGCCCGCGCCAAGGGC carries:
- a CDS encoding ABC transporter permease subunit yields the protein MLSFIARRLGLLIPTFFGITLLTFALIRLIPGDPVEVMMGERRVDPEMHAQAMERLGLNKPLPVQYLDYVGKLAHGDLGESLRTRESVWTEFLTLFPATLELALAALLFAGVVGLLAGVIAALKRGSLFDHGVMGISLAGYSMPIFWWGLILIMFFSVSLGWTPVSGRIDLLYDIEPKTGFMLIDTLLSDEEGAFKDAVMHLILPAIVLGTIPLAVIARMTRSSMLEVLREDYIRTARAKGLSPARVVFVHGLRNALIPVLTVFGLQVGTLLAGAVLTETIFSWPGIGKWLIEAIGARDYPVVQNGILLIACLVILVNFVVDILYGLANPRIRHQR